The genome window GGTGTGTATTCTGCAAATTCTCCATGAGTTTGTAAGATTTTTAAACTCAAAGCTCCACGAAATTGTGCTAACTTTAAAACCGTTTTTGGATTATAAGCAAAAAATATATCTTCTATAGCTACCTCATCAAATTGATGATTTTTAAAGATTAGATCAAGTCCTTCACATAATTCTGTGATTTGATACTGTAAATCATTAGGTTTGATTTTGATAAGCCCTGCTTCTATGAGTTGATTTTTATTATTAATCCTTTCTACAATAGCATA of Campylobacter lari contains these proteins:
- the ruvC gene encoding crossover junction endodeoxyribonuclease RuvC, producing the protein MKVLGIDPGSRYCGYAIVERINNKNQLIEAGLIKIKPNDLQYQITELCEGLDLIFKNHQFDEVAIEDIFFAYNPKTVLKLAQFRGALSLKILQTHGEFAEYTPLQVKKTVTGKAKATKEQVAFMVKRLLGISKDIKPLDITDAIAVALTHLANLRVKK